Sequence from the Natronomonas marina genome:
TGCGAGACGACGATGAACGCAGACGTGAACGGAGCGGTGAACATCCGACGAAAGATAACTCAGAGTCCCCCAACCGGGGATATGAGTAACGGCTGGTTGGCACAGCCCGGAGTCTACCTGTTCGACCGCGAGAGCGGACGGTTCACACCGAGAGAACAGGGAGACTGCAAACCCTAATATCCCAACGCTCGGGATTCCTCCGCCTTCAGGCGGAGGAGGATGTCAATGGGTCGTTATCGGACTCGATGATCCTCCACGCGAGGGCGCGGACTTCGGCGACGACTACCCGAACGATCCCGGCGTGGCGGCGACCGGCTCGAACGGCTCGTCCGCCGCCGAGACGAGCGGCACCGACAGCGTCGCGTCGTCGGCCGCAGCGTGGGACAGCACGATGCCCGTCGCCTCCCGCGAGGTGAAGTAGCCGTTGTCGGTCGTCGACAGCGTCAGCCGCAGTCGGTCGCCGGCCGCGAAGTCCTGCTGGACGGCGATGAGTTCCTCGTCGAGCGTCGCGGGGTCGTCGACGGCCATTGCAGTCACCTGCTCGTAGATGACCGGCGCCGTTCCCCCGGTGACGTGGTGGAGTTTCGCGAACAGGTGTGCGTCGCCGCCGAGCGGTTCGACGGGGAGACGGAGCCGCGGCCGACCGACGAGTTCGACGGGTGCGGTCGCCTCGAACTCGAAGCCGACCGACGACCCCGGCGCGTCGAGGCTCGGTTCGGCGAGGAGCGACCCCGACGGCCCCCGGAGCGAGGTCGGGGCCGCCGTGTTCACGAGCGGCGTCCGGTCGGTCGCCGCCGACGCCGACAGGTCGAGCGCCGTCCGCTCGGCGGGGCGGGGCGGGAACTCCTCGGCAGTCCGCCACTCGTCGGCGCCGGCGACGTGGTAGGAGACGTCCGGAACGGCCGATGGCGGCCCACCACCGGGTTTGACGTGGCGGTCGAGCCACGACAGCGACAGTTCGTCGAGTTTCGACCGGACGGTCGACGAGAGGCCCGTCACCAACTCGCTGTCGTCGTGGCCACCGGGATACAGCCCGAGTGCGGTCTCGACGCCCTGGGCACGGAGTCCCTCGAACGTCCAGATGGCCTGATTCGGCGACAGCAGATTGTCCGGCCAGCCCTGCAACAGCAGCGTTGGCGTCCGAATCTCCTCGATGCGGGTCTTCGGGGCCGAGCGTTCCCGGAAGTATTCCCGCGCCTCCTCGGGCATCCGATTCCGGACCACCGCTTCGGCGACGAACCGGTACAGTCGCGGGTCGGGACCGGAGAGCGTCGGGTCGCCGGTCCGGAGACCGTAGCCCGACGGCGCACCGGCGCCGAGGATGAACGAGTCCCACGTCGCCTTGATGACGTCCTGGGGGGCGGCGGCGTACACGAGATCGTGCCAGGTCATCCGGGGAACGATGGCGTCGATGCGGTCGTCGAAGGCCGCCCCGTTCAACTGGATGCCGCCGCCGTACGAGATGCCGTCCATGCCGACCCGGGGGTCGTCGGGACCGGTCGTCAGCACGCGGTCCTGAGCGGCCAGCCAGTCCAGGAGCGCCGAGACGTCCCGGACCTCCTTCGGGCCGTTGAAGCCGGAGACGCCCTCGGAGTCGCCGAATCCGCGGGAGTCGTAGCCGACGACGAGGTAGCCGTTCTCGGCGTAGCGAGTCGCCTCCCGGGAGACGTCGGCCTTCGTGCCGCCGTAGCCGTGGGTCATCAGCACCGCCGGTACCTGCTCGTCGCCGGGCGGGTCGTAGACGGTCGCCGCCAGTTCCTTGCCGTCCCACGTCTCGATGCGTTCGCCGGTGGTGGTCACGCCCTCGGCGGCCGCCGGCCTCGATCCCGCGGCGAGCAGGGCCCCCGAGAGGCCGGCCTTCAGAAGGCGACGTCGTCGCATAAACGCTCATCGGGAAATCACTGAAAAGAGCTTCTGCCGTTCTGTGCCGGCGTTTGACAACGGGTCACGGGCGGACGCTGTCTCGGTGCTCCACCTCGGCGACGCTCGCCCGGCGATGCTCCCGGCGAACGCTCCAGAGTTACCCGCTCTCGTCGTCACGCGGCGCCCGTTCCGACAGCCGGTCGAACCGGCTCTGGGCCGACTCTTGCCGCTCGTCCGTCTCTTCGGGCTCGTAACTCGTCGCGACGAGTTCCCCGTCGTCGATTTCGACGGTCAGCACGGCGTCGCTGTGCCGGGCGTCCGCGGGAAGCACGCTCGGATCGACGTCCAGTTGGTGGGCGTCCTCGCCGTCCTCTTCGAGGAGCAGTGTCGCTACGCCATCTTCGATGCGGTCGAGGACTGCCGTGTAGGTGCCGTCGGGAATCATGCTAGTACTCCTCCCTGAGGACCGGTTCGCCATCAGCGTTCGTGACGATGACGGTGTCGCCGCCGTTGTTCCACACGGGCCGACCGGCGTCCCAGTAGCGGTCCGTGTCGGTGTCGGTGCCGTCACCGGTGTGCAGCGTCACACGGGCTCCGGCCTCGAGAGTGGACCCATCCGGGAACGTGTAGGTCTTCCCGGACTCGTCGCGGACGGTCCAGCCGCCGAGGTCCAACTCGTCGTCGCCAGCGTTCCTGAACACGACGTACTCGTCGTTGAGGTTCTCGCGGTCGTCGCCGGCCGCGTCGGCGTTAATCGTCTCGAGGACCAACGCCCCGGTTCCAGCGTCGGTGTCGGTCCCGCCGTCCGTTGCGACAGCCGTCTCGGCCCCTGTCGGCGCCGCCCCGATGCGCGCCCGCTCTTCGACCGGGACAGTCGAGCCGGGCTGCACCGACGGCGCATCACGCAACGTGAGCGGGTCGGTCGTGGCCGCCTGCTGGGTGCGAATCGAGACGCCCTCGCCGTTCGACACGAGCACGACGTTGCCGTGGACGCCCGTCCAGTAAGCGGGAATCGAGCGGTCGGCGAGCCGCTGCAGTACTTCCTCGTGGGGGTGGCCGTATCGGGACTGGTATGCGCTCGAGATAACGGCCGCTTCGGGGGACGCGGCATTCAGTAGTGGGCCGCTACTGGAACTCCCGCTGCCGTGGTGGCCGGCCTTGTACACCGTCGAATTCAACTGCGGGCCGTAGTGCTCGACGAGATACGCCTCCTGTTGGGCCTCGGCGTCGCCGGTCCACAGGAAGCTCGTCCGGCCGTATTCGAGTCGGAGCACGATACTGTTCTCGTTGCGCGCGCCGTCCGCGAGATACGGTTCCGACGGCCCCAGCACCTGGACGTCGACGCCCTCGACGTCGATGCGGTCGCCCTCACGGGTCTCGAGCAGTCGGACGTCGTGCCGTTCGACGGCGTCGAGATATTCCTCGTAGGTGTTGGTGCTCGCCGCAATCCCGGGGTCGTGGATGGCGCCGATGCCGTCCGCCTCCGTCTCGTAGTACTCGATGACGGCGGCGTTCCCGCCGATGTGGTCGGCGTCGTTGTGCGTGACGACGAGGTGGTCGATGCGGTCGATGTCGTGCCGCTGGAGGTACGCGAGGACGAGTTCGCCGTCGTCGTTGAAGTCACCGGTGTCGATGAGCATCGTCTCGCCCGTCGGCCCGACGACGAGCGTGCTGGTCGACTGCCCGACGTTGATGTTGTGGACCGCGACGGTGCCGCCGGTGGCGGTCGTGGTGGTCGTCGGCCCTGCTGCTGTCGGCGTCGTGTCGGGCCCTTCCGATACTGGAGCGGCACCGGAACAGCCGGTGAGCACGACGACGAGCACCAGACAGAGCGTCCGAATGGTGGCCGGCAGACGATGCATGTTCCCGGTATGTGGCGATGTCCGTATAGGTGGATTGATAATAAATATCGGTGTTCTGCACTATAATTGTTTGAAATTTTATCTGGAAGATCGCTATCTGGAGAGTATATATCCGAAATGCTAAAATTAATACAATTACCTCACGCGAGACACGAGCGAAGAGCCGGAAGTCCACCGCCAGACCGAATTCAGCGCGAACTATCTGCTGATGCCCTGAAAGCTGCGGTTAACGTGGGGTTTCGAGATGCTGGTGTACGTCCCGGATCCATTCGGGAGTCGGCACGGTAGTATCGAGGTATCGTTCCGTACGCCGCTCCCACGGGGACCGTCAACTGCACCCGGACCTACAAGTGGAGGCGTCTCGTCAGGGACGACTCCATGGACGCACCGGATACTGCCACGGGCGTGCTCCTGGGGCTCGCCTGCGGCGACGCGCTGGGCCGGCCCGTCGAGTTCCGTTCCGCAACGGCCATCGCCGACCAGTTCGGGACGGTTTCGGAGATGCTCGAGTACGGCACGCACGGTCAGCCCGCGGGAACCGTCACCGACGACACCGACCTCGCGCTGTGTATCGCACGCAGCCTCGTCGAGCGGGAGGCCTTCGACGGGGACGATATCGCCGCCCGGTTCCACGAGTGGTACGAGAGCGATCCCCTCGACGTCGGGCTGATGACCGCCGACGCCCTCCGCCAGTACGGCACCGGTCGGTCGTGGCGCGACGCCGGACGCGAGGTCTGGCAGCATCGCGCCGAGGGGAGCAACGCCGGCAACGGCAGCGTCATGCGGTGTGCGCCGCACGCCATCGCCTTCGCCGACGACCCGGACCCGCTCGTCCGGGCGAGTCGACTCTCCTCGGCGATCACCCACTACGACCCGCGATGCACGTACGGGTGTGCGGTGCTGAACTGCACGATAGCGGGCTACCTCCGGGGCGAGGAGACGCCGCTTCCGGGCGCACTCGGGCGGGTCGAGGGCGACGCGCCGGACGAACTCGTCGAGACGCTCCGACTCGTGCCGGACCGCGTCGACGCCGGGACGCTCCCCAACAGCGGCTACGTCGTCCACACGCTACAGACGGCCCTGCACGACGCGCTGACGGCCGACAGCGCCGAGGAGGCCATCGTGACCGCCGTCGACCGCGGCGGTGACACGGACACCATCGGCGCCGTCGCGGGGGCGGTCGCCGGCGCCCGGTTCGGTGCCGACTCCCTTCCCGACCGGTGGCTCGAGACGCTCGAGTACCGGAACGACCTCGAACTCCTCGCGCAGGCACTCGCAACGACGACCATCGAGGGCCCGTAAGCTATCGCAGTCCTTCAGGCGTGGAACTGTTCGTTCTCGTCCGTATCCGGATCAGAGTAGCGGATGGGGGTGCCATAGAACGGTTCCCACACCCATCGATCGAGTCGTTGATCGGTATGTGCTGGTTTTAGTAGATCGAACGAGATACAGGGATATGCACACACGACAATCGAACAGCCCTGGCTTCCAGTCCCACCGATGGTGAACGTCGCGCTCTCGCTGGCGCAAGTCCTCCTTGCGCTGGCGCTGGTGGTGTTGAACGGCTTCTTCGTCGCTTCGGAGTTCGCCTTCGTACGGATACGGGGGACATCGGTCGAACAACTTGCCGAGGAGGGCCGCCCTGGCGCGGAAACCCTCCAAGAAGTGATGGAGAGCCTCGACGACTATCTCGCGACGACGCAACTCGGCATCACCATCGCCTCGCTCGGATTGGGGTGGGTCGGCGAACCAGCCGTGGCGGCGCTCATCGAGCCCGTACTGGAACCGATTCTCCCGGTGAGTCTCATCCATCTCGTCGCTTTCGCAATCGGCTTCAGTATCATCACGTTCCTCCACGTCGTCTTCGGTGAACTCGCGCCGAAGACGCTCGCAATCGCCCAGACCGAGCGACTCTCCCTGTTTCTCGCCCCGCCGATGAAGGTCTTCTACTATCTCCTCTATCCGGGGATCGTCGTCTTCAACGGGGCTGCCAACGCGTTCACGCGAGCACTCGGCGTGCCACCCGCTTCCGAAACGGACGAGACGCTCGGCGAGCGGGAACTCCTTCGAGTACTGACTCAGTCCGGCGAGGAAGGAGACATCGACGTTGCGGAAGTGACGATGATCGAGCGGGTCTTCGATCTCGACGACATCGTGGTGCGAGAGGTCATGGTTCCACGACCGGACGTGGTGAGCGTTTCGGCTGATACCCCGCTTTCCGACCTCCAGTCGACCATCTTCGAGACTGGTCATACACGCTATCCAGTTCTCGATGCCGACGACGGCGACCAGGTGATCGGATTCGTCGATGTCAAGGACGTACTACGGGCTGAGGTGGAGAGCGGGGACGCCGAGTTCGTCGGGGACATCGCCCGCGAGGTCGTCATCGCCCCCGAGACGATGGTACTGAGCGATCTCCTGAGACAGTTCAGGGAAGAGCAACAGCAGGTGGCCGCAGTGATCGACGAGTGGGGCGCGTTCGAGGGGATTGCAACGGTCGAAGACGTCGTCGAGGCACTCGTGGGAGACCTCCAGGACGAGTTCGATGTGGACGAACGTGAACCCTCGATTCGCCGGCGTGACGATGACGGGTACGAGATTGACGGCGGCGTCCCGTTGTCGAAAATCAACGATATGTTCGAGGGGGACCTCACGAGTGAAGAGGTCGAAACGGTCGGTGGACTGGTACTCGAACGACTCAACCGTGCGCCAGAACGTGGCGATTGCGTCGAGGTCGACGGGTACGTCGTCGAGGTGACGGGCGTTGAGGGGACCCGAATTTCGACGGTCTGGGTCCACGAACGTGAGGAGGGTGGTTCAGTGGAGGACTGAGCGGGAGTATGGTACGTCGGAGGTCCGGAGACCCTCGAGTATCGAGCGGACCGCCAACTCGCCGGCCGGCCACGACCTGCCGACCGTCGCAATCGCTCGGATGCCGGCGGGAGGACGGGTCCGGGGCCCACAGGCGTCGGGTGAGACTACTCCTCGGAGTCGGCGCCGGCCTCGCGGGCGTCGAGTCGGCGGAACGACCGGAGGAACGCGCGGCGGCCGACGTCGCCGGCCCCCGCCTCGACCAGTGTCTCCTCGAGGCCGTCCCGGGGGAGGTGACACTGCTCGTCGTAACAGGGCTTGCAGAGGTACTCGAACCGCTTGTCGGCCCGGTCCCACCGGTCGCCGTACCTGTCGTACTCGCGGGCGTCCTCGCGAGCGAGCGTCTCGCCACAGGCGATGCAGTCGACGGTCGACCCCTCGCTACCGAGCGCGTCGCGCCAACCCGTCATGGTATCACCGGGGGTTCTGGACTGCAGCGTCGGGCCCGCCGTCCGAGCGCACGGCGACGCCGTCGGCCCCCTCGTCCGCCGGGGGCGACTCCGACATCGCCTGGCGGACCGCCGCCTCGCCGTCCGGCCGGCCGGCGACGATGAGCAGCGGTGCCGTGGTCGGGGCGTAGACGTTCATCTCCTTGCCGCGCTCGGAGTACCAGGTGTCGACCACCTCGACGACGCCCGCCCCCTGCAGGCTATTCAGGTGGTACTGTGCGTTCTGCAGTGACGTGTCGACGGCCGCCGCGAGGTCCGAAGCGGTTCCGGGTTCCTCGTGGACGCGGTCGACGAGTTTCCGGGCTACCTCGCTCGTGAGCGCCTCGACGACGTCGCCGGCCTCGGCCAGCGACAGGGTCCGGGACGGCACCTCGCGGTCGACCTCGTCTCGAACGGGGAAGATGGAGCGCTGTGACGCCATCGTCACTCACCCGCCCAGAGCCGCGGAGGCCGTTCCGCGAAGAGACGGTCGACCGTTCGATACGTCGTCGTCGCGGCGCGGAGCGCCGTGGCGTAGCCCCGGCGCGCCACCCGGTGCAGGAGGCCCCCGGCAAGGAGGCCCGCCACCAGCACCGGCGCCGTCGCCACCGCGACCCACGCGAGTACCGTCGACGCGAACACGGCCACCACGAACAGTATCGCGCCCAGTGTCGGGGTGGTCGTGGCGTGGCCCCGCCGGGCCGTCAGCATGTGGTGTTTCATTCGTAGGGGTATCTCTTTCCCGACTCCCCTCCAACCTGGTCGCTACAGGCGTTTCCCCAGCGCCGACCGGGGGCTATAGATATAGCCGGGTCGCGCTCGTGCCGGGGGCGAAAATCGCCGCGCGGTCCGGAGGGGACACCCGCTATCGGCCGCTCTCGGGGAAATGTTCAACACCGTGGACCCAGACCTGCCTTCCATGAGAACGGAGGGTGGGGGGTCGCTGTACCTTCTTGTCGCCGCGACAGCGGAGTCGTTCGCCGCCGACGTCGCCGAGGGCCTCGAGGCTGCCGACACGGCGGTCACCGCCGACCGGGCGGCCCCGGGCGAAACCCTCGTCGAGCGCGCCGCCGCGGACGCCGACGGCGTCGTGGTGAGCGGCGGACTCGAGGCGCCGGCCGCCACCGTCGACCGCCTCGCCACCGAAACCGACCTCCCGGTCGTCTTCCTGGCGGACGCCGCCGATGCCGAGACTATCGCGGCCGCGGTCGACGCCGGCGTCGCGGACGTCTTTCCCCGAACGGCGGCGTCCGGCCAGTGTGCCCTCGTCGTCGAGCGGGTGCGAGACGCCACGGGGGACGGGCGCGACCCTGCGGGGAAAACGACCGGCGAGTCCGCGGGCGGCGTCTCGGCGACATCCGGGGCGGCGTACCGGGAGGTGTTCGAGAGCGTCTCGGACGGCCTGGTCGTCCACGACCCGGACACCGGCGAGGTCCTCGACGTGAACGGGCGGTTCTGCGAGATGAACGGCTACGGCCGCGAGGAACTCGTCGGCGAGGACATCGGGCTGGTGACCGCCCCCGGCGAGGAGTACGGCGAGGAGGCGGCCCGGGAGATGGTCGGGCGGGCCCGCGAGGA
This genomic interval carries:
- a CDS encoding lamin tail domain-containing protein, with the translated sequence MHRLPATIRTLCLVLVVVLTGCSGAAPVSEGPDTTPTAAGPTTTTTATGGTVAVHNINVGQSTSTLVVGPTGETMLIDTGDFNDDGELVLAYLQRHDIDRIDHLVVTHNDADHIGGNAAVIEYYETEADGIGAIHDPGIAASTNTYEEYLDAVERHDVRLLETREGDRIDVEGVDVQVLGPSEPYLADGARNENSIVLRLEYGRTSFLWTGDAEAQQEAYLVEHYGPQLNSTVYKAGHHGSGSSSSGPLLNAASPEAAVISSAYQSRYGHPHEEVLQRLADRSIPAYWTGVHGNVVLVSNGEGVSIRTQQAATTDPLTLRDAPSVQPGSTVPVEERARIGAAPTGAETAVATDGGTDTDAGTGALVLETINADAAGDDRENLNDEYVVFRNAGDDELDLGGWTVRDESGKTYTFPDGSTLEAGARVTLHTGDGTDTDTDRYWDAGRPVWNNGGDTVIVTNADGEPVLREEY
- a CDS encoding hemolysin family protein, which codes for MVNVALSLAQVLLALALVVLNGFFVASEFAFVRIRGTSVEQLAEEGRPGAETLQEVMESLDDYLATTQLGITIASLGLGWVGEPAVAALIEPVLEPILPVSLIHLVAFAIGFSIITFLHVVFGELAPKTLAIAQTERLSLFLAPPMKVFYYLLYPGIVVFNGAANAFTRALGVPPASETDETLGERELLRVLTQSGEEGDIDVAEVTMIERVFDLDDIVVREVMVPRPDVVSVSADTPLSDLQSTIFETGHTRYPVLDADDGDQVIGFVDVKDVLRAEVESGDAEFVGDIAREVVIAPETMVLSDLLRQFREEQQQVAAVIDEWGAFEGIATVEDVVEALVGDLQDEFDVDEREPSIRRRDDDGYEIDGGVPLSKINDMFEGDLTSEEVETVGGLVLERLNRAPERGDCVEVDGYVVEVTGVEGTRISTVWVHEREEGGSVED
- a CDS encoding ADP-ribosylglycohydrolase family protein codes for the protein MDAPDTATGVLLGLACGDALGRPVEFRSATAIADQFGTVSEMLEYGTHGQPAGTVTDDTDLALCIARSLVEREAFDGDDIAARFHEWYESDPLDVGLMTADALRQYGTGRSWRDAGREVWQHRAEGSNAGNGSVMRCAPHAIAFADDPDPLVRASRLSSAITHYDPRCTYGCAVLNCTIAGYLRGEETPLPGALGRVEGDAPDELVETLRLVPDRVDAGTLPNSGYVVHTLQTALHDALTADSAEEAIVTAVDRGGDTDTIGAVAGAVAGARFGADSLPDRWLETLEYRNDLELLAQALATTTIEGP
- a CDS encoding DUF3006 domain-containing protein; translation: MIPDGTYTAVLDRIEDGVATLLLEEDGEDAHQLDVDPSVLPADARHSDAVLTVEIDDGELVATSYEPEETDERQESAQSRFDRLSERAPRDDESG
- a CDS encoding DUF7562 family protein — encoded protein: MTGWRDALGSEGSTVDCIACGETLAREDAREYDRYGDRWDRADKRFEYLCKPCYDEQCHLPRDGLEETLVEAGAGDVGRRAFLRSFRRLDAREAGADSEE
- a CDS encoding CocE/NonD family hydrolase, whose product is MRRRRLLKAGLSGALLAAGSRPAAAEGVTTTGERIETWDGKELAATVYDPPGDEQVPAVLMTHGYGGTKADVSREATRYAENGYLVVGYDSRGFGDSEGVSGFNGPKEVRDVSALLDWLAAQDRVLTTGPDDPRVGMDGISYGGGIQLNGAAFDDRIDAIVPRMTWHDLVYAAAPQDVIKATWDSFILGAGAPSGYGLRTGDPTLSGPDPRLYRFVAEAVVRNRMPEEAREYFRERSAPKTRIEEIRTPTLLLQGWPDNLLSPNQAIWTFEGLRAQGVETALGLYPGGHDDSELVTGLSSTVRSKLDELSLSWLDRHVKPGGGPPSAVPDVSYHVAGADEWRTAEEFPPRPAERTALDLSASAATDRTPLVNTAAPTSLRGPSGSLLAEPSLDAPGSSVGFEFEATAPVELVGRPRLRLPVEPLGGDAHLFAKLHHVTGGTAPVIYEQVTAMAVDDPATLDEELIAVQQDFAAGDRLRLTLSTTDNGYFTSREATGIVLSHAAADDATLSVPLVSAADEPFEPVAATPGSFG
- a CDS encoding ArsR/SmtB family transcription factor, with product MASQRSIFPVRDEVDREVPSRTLSLAEAGDVVEALTSEVARKLVDRVHEEPGTASDLAAAVDTSLQNAQYHLNSLQGAGVVEVVDTWYSERGKEMNVYAPTTAPLLIVAGRPDGEAAVRQAMSESPPADEGADGVAVRSDGGPDAAVQNPR